From Micrococcus porci, one genomic window encodes:
- a CDS encoding ABC transporter ATP-binding protein, whose product MTDTTVDYALVLDRVSMTYRVPSSAADSVAALPAWRRGLARALRQPPRVPVHALHEMTLGLEQGRTLGLVGRNGSGKSTLSQIIAGKLAPSTGRVLATATPMMLGVNAALVPAMSGRQNIVLGCLALGMAKDEVMAKTPEIAASTGLGEAIDLPIETYSSGMSARLRFAIATSRDPEVLVIDEALNVGDSQFRARAKERMQELKRKAGAVVLVSHDNKTILDSSNKVLWLDKGRPVMEGSPQRVMDRYEQYNEMLAAQKVDEARAFVEDLRTTYRPRVVLPATDMHLPSVQEVEFSPRHAL is encoded by the coding sequence ATGACCGACACGACCGTCGACTACGCCCTCGTCTTGGATCGTGTGTCCATGACCTACCGGGTGCCGTCCAGTGCCGCCGACAGCGTGGCGGCGCTCCCTGCGTGGCGGAGGGGGCTCGCCCGCGCGCTGCGCCAGCCGCCGCGGGTACCTGTCCATGCATTGCACGAGATGACCCTCGGCCTGGAGCAGGGCCGCACATTGGGGCTGGTAGGCCGCAACGGCTCGGGCAAGTCGACGCTGTCTCAGATCATCGCGGGCAAGCTCGCCCCCTCCACTGGCCGTGTGCTGGCCACAGCCACCCCCATGATGCTCGGTGTCAACGCCGCATTGGTGCCCGCCATGTCCGGCCGTCAGAACATCGTGCTGGGATGCCTGGCGCTCGGAATGGCCAAGGACGAAGTGATGGCCAAGACGCCCGAGATCGCAGCCAGCACGGGTCTCGGGGAGGCCATCGACCTGCCCATCGAGACGTACTCCTCCGGCATGAGTGCTCGGCTGCGATTTGCGATCGCCACAAGCCGTGATCCCGAGGTGCTCGTCATCGACGAGGCGCTCAACGTGGGGGACTCGCAGTTCCGGGCCCGCGCCAAGGAGCGCATGCAGGAGCTCAAGCGCAAGGCCGGGGCCGTCGTCCTGGTCAGCCACGACAACAAGACCATCCTCGACTCGTCCAACAAGGTTCTGTGGTTGGACAAGGGACGTCCCGTGATGGAGGGGAGCCCCCAGCGCGTGATGGATCGCTATGAGCAGTACAACGAGATGCTCGCCGCGCAGAAGGTGGATGAGGCCAGGGCGTTCGTGGAGGACCTTCGGACCACGTACCGGCCGCGCGTCGTCCTCCCGGCCACGGACATGCACCTGCCTTCCGTCCAGGAGGTGGAATTCAGTCCCCGCCACGCCCTCTGA
- a CDS encoding ABC transporter permease has protein sequence MTDRVEATSPPVELRVDESRLERVGRRPSLGDYVTRLWRLRHYVRYDAVAAVQAQNRRHRLGNVWLLLNPILNGATYFLVFGVLLRTSLGVENFIGYLTVGVFMFTFTTRAVTALSRSLTARNNVADAFQLPRAVLPLTALAREVLAYGFTLAAMLLAVLILPPHAQVTWWWLLFPVVVALQLMLVAGVGLLLARAVSRVRDLSQIVGFGIRLWMYGSAVFYSFDRFVSQPNVLAVLQLNPMYQVLDISRDLLLYGRSPSPVAWGILAAWSVGLLVVGVVVFWLGEERYAKDLNR, from the coding sequence GTGACCGATCGTGTCGAGGCGACATCGCCGCCCGTCGAGCTGAGGGTGGACGAGAGCAGACTGGAGCGCGTCGGGCGACGTCCCAGCCTGGGCGACTACGTGACTCGTCTCTGGCGGCTACGTCACTACGTGCGCTACGACGCAGTGGCGGCTGTGCAGGCACAGAACCGGCGACATCGGTTGGGCAACGTGTGGCTGTTGCTGAACCCGATCCTCAATGGGGCCACGTACTTCCTGGTCTTCGGTGTCCTTCTGAGGACCTCGCTGGGTGTCGAGAACTTCATCGGCTACCTCACCGTGGGCGTGTTCATGTTCACGTTCACCACCCGGGCGGTGACGGCCCTGTCCCGTTCCCTGACGGCGAGGAACAACGTGGCAGACGCATTCCAGCTTCCCCGTGCGGTCCTGCCGCTGACAGCGTTGGCACGCGAGGTGCTCGCCTACGGCTTCACCTTGGCCGCCATGCTCCTGGCGGTGCTCATCCTGCCTCCGCATGCACAGGTGACGTGGTGGTGGCTCCTGTTCCCCGTCGTCGTCGCACTGCAGCTGATGCTGGTCGCGGGTGTCGGGCTGCTCCTAGCCCGCGCAGTGTCCCGGGTCCGCGACCTCTCGCAGATCGTGGGCTTCGGCATCCGCCTCTGGATGTACGGGTCGGCGGTCTTCTACTCCTTCGACCGGTTCGTCTCCCAGCCGAACGTGCTCGCCGTGCTGCAGTTGAACCCGATGTACCAGGTGCTCGACATATCCCGTGACCTTCTGCTGTACGGCCGGTCCCCGTCGCCCGTCGCGTGGGGCATCCTCGCTGCGTGGTCGGTCGGGCTCCTGGTGGTGGGCGTCGTCGTCTTCTGGCTCGGCGAGGAGCGCTATGCGAAGGACCTCAACCGATGA
- a CDS encoding MFS transporter: MPTTPSAARAPLPREIKVLVAAAFVIAIGFGIIAPLLPQYAERFASDFANPATAVAAVVSAFGLTRLLFAPLSGRLTNRLGETPVYMTGVLIVAASMYLIAFAQDYTQLLVFRGLGGVGSTLFTVSAMAFLASKSPPSMRGRVSGAYASAFLIGNIVGPIVGSVLSVFGYRVPFLIYGTSLVIAAAIVFFMLKDTRLHDRAAADSRPVMRLREALDHPSYRAALVSMFANGWATFGVRNAVTPLFAASAFTGTALLGWTVTQENQALMAGLALSVFAAGNVAAVTFSSRLSDVRGRKPLILLGLAVMAVCTGVIGWMTSPLLFLVACLLAGAGTGTLNAPQQAAVSDLVGQGRKAGPVMSVAQMAADLGAISGPMLVGLVVDGAGYGWAFAVTGAVLAVGFLAWLRAPETNLPIVPGGPRTGSLPKIAPEDVAPPHHREA; encoded by the coding sequence ATGCCCACCACCCCGTCCGCCGCCCGCGCGCCCCTGCCGCGCGAGATCAAGGTGCTCGTGGCGGCCGCGTTCGTCATCGCCATCGGCTTCGGCATCATCGCTCCGCTGCTGCCCCAGTACGCCGAGCGCTTCGCGTCGGACTTCGCGAACCCGGCCACCGCCGTGGCCGCCGTCGTCTCGGCCTTCGGACTGACGCGCCTACTGTTCGCGCCGCTGTCCGGACGGCTGACCAACCGCCTCGGCGAGACCCCCGTGTACATGACGGGCGTCCTGATCGTGGCGGCGTCCATGTACTTGATCGCGTTCGCGCAGGACTACACGCAGCTGCTGGTGTTCCGCGGCCTCGGCGGCGTGGGATCCACCCTGTTCACCGTCTCCGCCATGGCCTTCCTGGCCAGCAAGTCCCCGCCCTCGATGCGGGGCCGGGTGTCCGGGGCGTACGCCTCCGCGTTCCTGATCGGCAACATCGTCGGGCCGATCGTGGGCTCCGTCCTCTCCGTGTTCGGCTACCGGGTGCCGTTCCTGATCTACGGCACCTCCCTGGTGATCGCGGCGGCCATCGTGTTCTTCATGCTCAAGGACACCCGCCTGCATGACCGCGCCGCCGCCGACTCCCGCCCGGTGATGCGGCTCAGGGAGGCCCTGGACCACCCCTCCTACCGGGCGGCTCTCGTGTCCATGTTCGCCAACGGATGGGCCACCTTCGGCGTGCGCAACGCGGTCACCCCGCTCTTCGCCGCGAGCGCGTTCACCGGGACCGCCCTGCTGGGCTGGACGGTCACCCAGGAGAACCAGGCGCTCATGGCCGGTCTGGCGCTGTCCGTGTTCGCCGCGGGCAACGTGGCGGCCGTGACGTTCAGCTCCCGGCTCTCCGACGTCCGCGGTCGCAAGCCGCTCATCCTCCTCGGACTGGCCGTAATGGCCGTGTGCACGGGCGTGATCGGCTGGATGACCTCGCCCCTGCTGTTCCTGGTGGCCTGCCTGCTGGCCGGCGCGGGGACCGGCACGCTCAACGCCCCGCAGCAGGCCGCCGTCTCGGACCTGGTGGGCCAAGGCCGCAAGGCGGGGCCGGTGATGTCCGTAGCGCAGATGGCGGCGGACCTGGGAGCCATCTCCGGCCCGATGCTCGTGGGCCTCGTGGTGGACGGGGCCGGCTACGGCTGGGCGTTCGCCGTCACGGGCGCCGTCCTCGCCGTCGGCTTCCTCGCATGGCTCCGGGCCCCGGAGACCAACCTGCCGATCGTGCCCGGCGGTCCCCGCACCGGGTCCCTGCCGAAGATCGCCCCCGAGGACGTCGCGCCGCCGCACCACCGGGAGGCGTGA
- a CDS encoding ammonium transporter, with translation MTETTPLDAGAVWTVTAAALVLLMTPGLALFYGGMTRAKSALNMMMMSFVSMGLIGVAWILWAYGMTSGDGLAGIVGSPLNDLGAVQSMADGDLISVGFSATFAIIAVALISGAVADRAKFSTWCVFVPVWVTLVYAPLAYMVWGGGLLSADGAIGARLGEALDFAGGLVVHISAGVAALVLAMMMGKRQGFGVDAAHRPHNVPFTMLGAALLWFGWFGFNSGAASDVEQLGLTWVTTLVAAAAGMLGWVLVEWLRRGRPTSIGTASGIVSGLVAITPACAFVSPLGAVVIGLVAGAACALAVNLKYRWGFDDSLDVVGVHLTAGILGTLLIGLFALPETGHAGLFHGGDGSLLLAQTVAVVVAVVFTAVVTAVIAFVLRATLGLRVSVEEEERGVDLTLHDETAYDVGFGGVPVPTDAQARSTAAAE, from the coding sequence ATGACCGAGACGACACCCCTGGACGCCGGAGCGGTGTGGACCGTGACGGCGGCCGCACTGGTGCTCCTGATGACCCCCGGACTGGCCCTCTTCTACGGCGGGATGACCCGCGCGAAGTCGGCACTGAACATGATGATGATGTCGTTCGTGTCCATGGGCCTCATCGGCGTGGCGTGGATCCTGTGGGCCTACGGCATGACCAGCGGCGACGGGCTGGCCGGGATCGTGGGCAGCCCGCTGAACGATCTGGGCGCCGTGCAGTCCATGGCGGACGGGGACCTGATCTCCGTCGGCTTCTCGGCCACCTTCGCGATCATCGCGGTGGCCCTGATCTCCGGCGCGGTCGCCGACCGCGCCAAGTTCTCGACCTGGTGCGTGTTCGTGCCGGTGTGGGTCACGCTGGTCTACGCGCCGCTGGCCTACATGGTCTGGGGCGGCGGCCTGCTCTCCGCCGACGGCGCGATCGGCGCCCGGCTGGGCGAGGCGCTCGACTTCGCGGGCGGGCTCGTGGTGCACATCAGCGCCGGCGTGGCCGCGCTCGTCCTGGCCATGATGATGGGCAAGCGTCAGGGCTTCGGCGTCGACGCCGCCCACCGGCCCCACAACGTGCCGTTCACGATGCTCGGTGCGGCCCTGCTGTGGTTCGGCTGGTTCGGATTCAACAGCGGTGCGGCCTCCGATGTGGAGCAGCTCGGCCTCACCTGGGTCACCACGCTCGTCGCCGCGGCCGCCGGCATGCTCGGCTGGGTCCTCGTCGAGTGGCTGCGCCGGGGGCGCCCGACGTCGATCGGCACCGCCTCGGGGATCGTCTCGGGCCTCGTGGCGATCACGCCGGCCTGCGCCTTCGTCAGCCCGCTGGGGGCCGTCGTCATCGGCCTCGTCGCCGGCGCGGCCTGTGCCCTCGCGGTGAACCTGAAGTACCGCTGGGGCTTCGACGACTCGCTGGACGTGGTCGGCGTGCACCTGACCGCGGGCATCCTGGGCACCCTGCTGATCGGGCTGTTCGCGCTGCCGGAGACCGGGCACGCGGGCCTCTTCCACGGCGGGGACGGATCCCTGCTCCTCGCGCAGACCGTCGCCGTCGTCGTCGCGGTGGTGTTCACCGCCGTCGTCACCGCGGTGATCGCCTTCGTGCTCCGCGCGACCCTCGGCCTGCGCGTCAGCGTCGAGGAGGAGGAGCGCGGCGTCGACCTGACGCTGCACGACGAGACGGCCTACGACGTCGGCTTCGGCGGCGTGCCCGTGCCGACGGACGCGCAGGCCCGCAGCACGGCCGCCGCGGAGTGA
- the ftsY gene encoding signal recognition particle-docking protein FtsY — protein sequence MEPVITVIVISVVLALLLGVVLVGLLDRPVAPPKGTYTELRDSDDPAPAGLVADPSSAPAPEEALEETGRAGSHAAAPVAEPVEAAEAPERQLERPEAAGTRLQRLRARLLKSNNVFGKGLLALLSRDHIDEDVWDEIEETLLMADLGTEPTMELVDRLKARVTVDGTRDPESVRALLREELVAMVDPSMDRRLAATPHDGHPAVTMVVGVNGVGKTTTVGKLARVLVAEDRTVVLGAADTFRAAAAEQLATWGARVGVETVRSDVEGADPASVAFEAVKTGIEREADVVLVDTAGRLQNKANLMDELGKIKRVIEKQAEVDEVLLVLDATTGQNGLTQAKVFAEVVDVTGIVLTKLDGTAKGGIVVAIQRQLGVPVKLIGLGEGADDLAPFSAEGFVDALLAA from the coding sequence CTGGAACCCGTGATCACAGTCATCGTCATCTCCGTCGTCCTGGCCCTGCTGCTCGGCGTCGTGCTGGTCGGTCTGCTCGACCGCCCCGTCGCCCCGCCGAAGGGCACCTACACCGAGCTCCGCGACTCCGACGATCCCGCCCCTGCCGGTCTCGTGGCCGATCCGTCCTCCGCGCCCGCCCCGGAGGAGGCGCTGGAGGAGACGGGGCGGGCCGGCTCCCACGCCGCCGCGCCCGTGGCTGAGCCCGTGGAGGCCGCGGAGGCCCCCGAGCGGCAGTTGGAGCGCCCCGAGGCCGCCGGCACCCGCCTGCAGCGCCTGCGCGCGCGCCTGCTCAAGTCCAACAACGTCTTCGGCAAGGGGCTGCTGGCCCTGCTCTCGCGCGACCACATCGACGAGGACGTGTGGGACGAGATCGAGGAGACCCTCCTCATGGCGGACCTCGGCACCGAGCCCACCATGGAGCTCGTGGACCGGCTCAAGGCCCGGGTGACCGTGGACGGCACCCGCGACCCGGAGTCGGTGCGCGCGCTGCTGCGCGAGGAGCTCGTCGCCATGGTGGACCCCTCCATGGACCGCCGCCTGGCCGCCACCCCGCACGACGGCCACCCGGCCGTGACGATGGTCGTGGGCGTCAACGGCGTCGGCAAGACCACCACCGTGGGCAAGCTCGCCCGCGTGCTCGTCGCCGAGGACCGCACCGTGGTGCTGGGCGCCGCGGACACCTTCCGCGCCGCCGCCGCCGAGCAGCTCGCCACCTGGGGCGCCCGCGTGGGCGTGGAGACGGTCCGCTCGGACGTCGAGGGCGCGGACCCCGCGTCGGTGGCCTTCGAGGCCGTGAAGACCGGCATCGAGCGCGAGGCGGACGTCGTGCTCGTGGACACCGCCGGCCGACTGCAGAACAAGGCCAACCTGATGGACGAGCTCGGCAAGATCAAGCGCGTCATCGAGAAGCAGGCCGAGGTGGACGAGGTCCTCCTGGTCCTGGACGCCACCACGGGCCAGAACGGCCTGACCCAGGCGAAGGTCTTCGCAGAGGTCGTGGACGTCACCGGCATCGTGCTCACCAAGCTGGACGGCACCGCCAAGGGCGGCATCGTCGTCGCGATCCAGCGCCAGCTCGGCGTGCCCGTCAAGCTCATCGGCCTGGGCGAGGGCGCGGACGACCTCGCGCCGTTCTCCGCCGAGGGCTTCGTGGACGCGCTGCTGGCCGCCTGA
- the wecB gene encoding non-hydrolyzing UDP-N-acetylglucosamine 2-epimerase has translation MPLKIMPIYGTRPEAIKMAPIVNALRADDRFECFTTVTGQHREMLDQVNAIFGITPDADLDIMRPNQTLNGIMSVMLEGLDELLVRERPDAVVVQGDTTTSTAGAIAAFYRGIPVVHAEAGLRSGDLFSPFPEEANRKITSQIASLHLAPTSVSRANLEREAIDSAAITVTGNTVIDALLETVAQQLPFTDPRLAELAERRAADPQSRVLLVTTHRRENQGEAMRGVGRALARLAQSHPNLTIVLPAHRNPVVREAVLPTLEGIDSVIVTEPLPYGEFTRMMDLADVVLTDSGGVQEEAPSLGKPVLVMRDNTERPEAVHAGTVRLIGTDEERLVEETSLLLTDPDAYAAMAHAVNPYGDGRAGLRTVAAIAQLLGVGDRLDEFGA, from the coding sequence ATGCCCCTGAAGATCATGCCCATCTACGGCACCCGCCCCGAGGCCATCAAGATGGCACCGATCGTGAACGCCCTGCGCGCCGACGATCGGTTCGAGTGCTTCACGACGGTCACCGGCCAGCACCGCGAGATGCTCGACCAGGTCAACGCGATCTTCGGCATCACGCCGGACGCGGACCTTGACATCATGCGCCCGAACCAGACGCTCAACGGGATCATGAGCGTCATGCTGGAGGGACTCGACGAACTCCTCGTCCGTGAGCGTCCCGACGCTGTCGTGGTCCAGGGCGACACAACGACGTCGACCGCCGGCGCGATCGCAGCCTTCTACCGCGGCATCCCGGTGGTCCACGCCGAGGCCGGGCTGCGCTCCGGCGACCTGTTCTCCCCGTTCCCGGAGGAGGCGAACCGCAAGATCACCTCCCAGATCGCCTCGCTGCATCTGGCACCGACCTCGGTCTCGCGCGCCAACCTCGAGCGCGAGGCCATCGACTCCGCGGCGATCACCGTCACCGGGAACACCGTCATCGATGCGCTGCTCGAGACGGTCGCCCAGCAGCTGCCGTTCACCGACCCTCGGCTCGCTGAGCTCGCCGAGCGCCGTGCGGCCGATCCGCAGAGCCGCGTCCTCCTGGTCACCACCCATCGACGGGAGAACCAGGGTGAGGCCATGCGCGGAGTGGGTCGGGCACTGGCCCGGCTGGCCCAGAGCCACCCGAACTTGACGATCGTGCTCCCGGCCCACCGCAACCCGGTCGTGCGCGAGGCCGTCCTGCCGACGCTGGAGGGGATCGACTCCGTGATCGTGACCGAGCCCCTCCCCTACGGAGAGTTCACCCGGATGATGGATCTCGCCGATGTCGTGCTGACCGACTCGGGTGGCGTGCAGGAGGAGGCGCCATCGCTGGGCAAGCCTGTGCTTGTCATGCGGGACAACACGGAGCGTCCGGAGGCGGTGCACGCAGGCACCGTCCGCCTCATTGGCACCGACGAGGAGCGTCTGGTCGAGGAGACGTCTCTCCTGTTGACGGACCCCGACGCCTATGCCGCCATGGCCCACGCCGTGAACCCCTACGGCGATGGCCGTGCGGGGCTGCGAACGGTGGCCGCGATCGCCCAGCTCCTGGGAGTGGGAGATCGCCTGGACGAGTTCGGAGCCTGA
- the ffh gene encoding signal recognition particle protein: MFTSLSDRLTATFRNLKGKGRLTEADIDATAREIRRALLDADVAVPVVRQFIAQIKERALGEEVSQALNPGQQVVKIVNEELVAILGGETRRIQHAKTGTTVIMLVGLQGAGKTTLAGKLAHLLKSQGHTPLLVACDLQRPNAVKQLQVNGERAGVPVFAPHPGVSSEFEAATGDPVQVARAGIDEANTKYHDVVIIDTAGRLGVDAELMQQAADIRAAVQPDEVLFVIDAMIGQDAVATAQAFNEGVGFTGVVLTKLDGDARGGAALSVRHVTGKPIMFASTGEGLKDFEVFHPDRMASRILDMGDVLSLIEQAEQNWDRAEAEKMAKKFADQEDFTFDDFLTQMQQLKKMGSMKKLLGMMPGAQGMRQQLEQFDESSIGRVEAIIHSMTPHERVAPKIINGSRRARIAKGSGVQVTEVNALLERFAEAQKMMKKLAGGGVPGMPGMGPGPGRKSKGRNAKKTKVKSGNPAKAAAERRALEERRSRPAAGGVFGQGGTMPDMTDFDPSQLNLPAGFEKYLKDR, from the coding sequence GTGTTCACCTCCCTGTCCGACCGCCTCACAGCCACGTTCCGCAACCTCAAGGGCAAGGGGCGGCTCACCGAGGCGGACATCGACGCCACCGCGCGCGAGATCCGCCGCGCCCTCCTGGACGCGGACGTCGCGGTGCCCGTGGTGCGCCAGTTCATCGCGCAGATCAAGGAGCGGGCCCTCGGCGAGGAGGTCTCGCAGGCCCTGAACCCGGGCCAGCAGGTCGTCAAGATCGTCAACGAGGAGCTCGTGGCGATCCTCGGCGGGGAGACCCGGCGCATCCAGCACGCCAAGACCGGCACCACCGTGATCATGCTGGTGGGCCTCCAGGGCGCCGGCAAGACGACCCTGGCCGGCAAGCTCGCCCACCTGCTCAAGTCCCAGGGCCACACCCCGCTGCTCGTGGCCTGCGACCTCCAGCGCCCCAACGCCGTCAAGCAGCTGCAGGTCAACGGCGAGCGCGCCGGCGTCCCGGTGTTCGCCCCGCACCCGGGCGTGTCCTCCGAGTTCGAGGCCGCCACGGGCGACCCGGTCCAGGTGGCCCGTGCCGGCATCGACGAGGCCAACACCAAGTACCACGACGTCGTCATCATCGACACCGCCGGCCGTCTCGGCGTGGACGCCGAGTTGATGCAGCAGGCCGCGGACATCCGCGCCGCCGTCCAGCCGGACGAGGTCCTCTTCGTCATCGACGCGATGATCGGCCAGGACGCCGTGGCCACCGCCCAGGCGTTCAACGAGGGCGTCGGTTTCACCGGCGTCGTCCTCACCAAGCTCGACGGCGACGCCCGCGGCGGCGCGGCCCTGTCCGTGCGCCACGTGACCGGCAAGCCGATCATGTTCGCCTCCACCGGCGAGGGCCTGAAGGACTTCGAGGTCTTCCACCCGGACCGCATGGCCTCCCGCATCCTCGACATGGGCGACGTGCTCTCCCTGATCGAGCAGGCCGAGCAGAACTGGGACCGCGCCGAGGCCGAAAAGATGGCCAAGAAGTTCGCGGACCAGGAGGACTTCACCTTCGACGACTTCCTGACCCAGATGCAGCAGCTCAAGAAGATGGGCTCCATGAAGAAGCTGCTGGGCATGATGCCCGGCGCCCAGGGCATGCGGCAGCAGCTCGAGCAGTTCGACGAGTCCTCGATCGGCCGCGTCGAGGCGATCATCCACTCCATGACGCCGCACGAGCGCGTCGCCCCGAAGATCATCAACGGCTCCCGGCGCGCCCGCATCGCCAAGGGATCGGGCGTGCAGGTGACCGAGGTGAACGCCCTCCTGGAGCGCTTCGCCGAGGCGCAGAAGATGATGAAGAAGCTCGCCGGCGGCGGCGTCCCCGGCATGCCGGGCATGGGCCCCGGCCCGGGCCGCAAGTCCAAGGGCAGGAACGCCAAGAAGACCAAGGTGAAGTCCGGCAACCCCGCCAAGGCGGCCGCCGAGCGCAGGGCCCTGGAGGAGCGCCGATCCCGCCCCGCCGCCGGCGGCGTGTTCGGGCAGGGCGGGACGATGCCCGACATGACCGACTTCGACCCGTCCCAGCTGAACCTGCCCGCGGGCTTCGAGAAGTACCTCAAGGACCGCTGA